Part of the Candidatus Aegiribacteria sp. genome, GAAGGGGCTTCTGCCCCTTCCCTTTTTAATTAGCCACTATGTTGAATGCCTGCAGAATTGTATATTTCAATCCTGTTCATAAAATCAGTATGATCCATCAATAACGAAGCATCACTGAGTTTCGTTTTTGTGTGAATAAAAAGGGAGGCTTCTCTTGAAAACACTTTTGACAGTAATCACAGTAACTGCAGGAGTGCTGTTATCTCTTATCTCGGGATGTTTCGGTTCTTCCGCTGCGAACGGAGATACCTGGCTCATTATCGTTGGAGCAGACACTGTAACGGTCTCTGAGATCGGGGACGCATGGAACGGATTGGATCAGGAGCAGCGGGAGTATTTTACAGGAAATGCTGACCCGGTCGGGCAGTACATACTGACTTATACAAGAAAACTTATCCTTCAGGCGGAACTTGAATCCGAAGGTTATTTATCAGATTCTGGTTTCGTATCCCGTGGTGATTCGTGGCTCATGTTCATTACAGTAGAGAAAGCCCATGAGTATTTCTTATCTGTTGCTGAAACTGCGGTTACCGTATCCGATCTTCAGTTTTACAGAAATCACATCGGTAAAGCCGTCTGGTACACACTCAATCCGGGTACCGATTCATCGGTCTCACACGGACCTGACCACCTGCCTGAGCTCACTTTTGAGCTTGCCCTTCATCTTGACACATTGTCCATCGGGCAGGCCGGCAGCAGTCAATCCGGAATCATAGCTAGACTCGATTCAGTTGAAGTAACGGACGCTGTTCTTATTTCCGAGGCACTCGCAGACACCGCAGCCTGTAATCGGATGGCAACCAACCGTATTGCTAATGGCAGAAACACTCGCTGGATGAACGGGATCAGGAATTCCATGGTAGAGGAGTACTCGATCTCAGTGGATACCGCCGCCCTGAACAGGCTTGTTGATTTCTATTCGGGTAATGGAGAACTGATCGAAGAAATCGTTGTCGAGTCTGACCTGGGCAACTGGAGCGCAGAAATGGTTAGGGATAGAATAGACTATCTTGAATCGAGAACGTATGTGCAGCCAACGTCCTTGACATGGCAGTTCTATTTCATCGAGAACCTTTCCTTCGGTTCATTTCTCTCGGATACGCTGCAGCGGGCGGCACCCCTGCTGGTGGATTTACTTCGAGCCGAAGCTGAATCCTATTTGTTCGATCTGGCATCTGAGAAATACTATGATGACATGGTTTCTTCAGAAGTTACCGTTTCCGAGTCTGATATCGAGGAAGAGTTTATCAATCTCGAAGAACCTTTCATTATAGAGGAGATGCGTTCACTGCAGACTGTCATTATACCTCCCGATCAATTGGAGGATTATCGGGCCGCCATTGGCGATGGAAACATTGATGATCATGTATCCACGCTTAATGGACTTGCATATCTTGCGGCAGATTCAGCCCACCCGCAGATTACCAGGTTTTTGAGAATGAGCGATATTCCGGGTGGCTTTGGCAGAGAGGTGTTCCTTATCGATCGATCTGACACAACAAGCTGGACGGGGCCATTTGAATTGACTGAAAGCACAGGATACGTTCTCTTCAGATTGATCGATGTAATACCGGAGAGGGAAGCCCTTCTGGAGGAGGCCAGAACTCCTCTCGAACTGATGGTCCGCGCCAGACTTGAAGAAGAGGCAACCATCGCATTGATGCAGCGGCTTGAATCTAAATACGAACCTCAGGTAAATGAAGAAGTCATTGAAAATCTTCCTGTAGACCCCGGTCTCTGGGCATCTCTTTAGAAATCTGAAAGACTCTGAACAATAGGAAAATGGGTTTTCTTGACTTGAAGAAGCTGTGATAATAGAATCCCTATTGGAAAGGTGGGATATATGAAATTTGTTACAGTTCTTTTGTTAATTATCACAGTACCTGCGTGCTTTTCAGACCCTGTAATCGACCTTACCCTGACCGCTCCGGACGGTGATATAACCGGTCTTGGTTTCGGAGAGGGACATCTATGGGCTGTTGACCAGAATTCCAATTACATCTACAAGCTGAATCCCTCCAATGGAGATGTAGTAGATTCCTGGTTATGCTCACAGGTAGGTTCTCGTACGCCTACTGGCCTTACTTGCTGCAGTAGTTACATCTTCATTGCTGCCGCCATTGCTCCAAATTACACAAGTGCTTACTGCTACAGGTATTCTTCCAGCGGGACTTACTTATCATCCTTCGACCTTGACTGTTGAGGAAGCGATCTGGACCAGAAGGTTTCTGGTCTCGCATCCAGCAGCAGTCATGTATTCGGTGCAGGAATAGATACGCAAACAATGAAAGAAACCGTTGAGAGATACAGTACTTCAGGCTATCTTCAATCCGGACCCTATCTATTTCAGCCTATCGGTCTTCCATCGTTCTACGATATCGCGTACGAGAGTGTAGATGGCACCGGAGACATCTGGTACGCCTGCGATAATTCCGATTCTCCGATAAAGGCTTTCAGTACAGCTGGTGTTCTCACAAGTTGCATCTGGAATTCGGTTGTTCCAGCTGCGCACGGCCTCTGTTTTGAAAGTGACAGGTATCTCTGGGCCAGTAATATCTATACTGACGAAATCTACAGGATCAACCTCTCACCCGAGGGTATCGAATCGGGAGATACCATTGACGGGATTTCTCTTACTTCAAACTCAAACCCTTTTGAATCTTCGGTTGTTATACTGTGTACAGGCCTGTCAGATGATGTTGAACTCAGAATATTCGATATCACCGGAAGAACAGTTCTCACATCGATTTTCGGAGGTTCCTTTACGTGGGGTGGCACAGATGAGTACGGTAACACTGTTCCCGCGGGTTCATATATCGTGAATGTCAGGAATGATGGATCTGTAAATACTTCACTGAAACTTGTAAAACTCTGAATCCGAACAGTTCTGTGAGTAATCCCCGGATATTAATCCGGGGATTATCTGTGACTGGCTATATTCGCAAAAACACCAATCAGTAACCGGTGTGCCACAAACGGGTTGATGTCATTCGCGCACTTATATTCGGTGCAGTAACACATGTGACTTGACACGAATAAATTCCCGTATTATTCTAATTCAAAATAATCTGAATAAGAAAAATAGAAAATCAGCGGAATGGAAGATTTCCTGATACTCATAAACAAAATAGTTAATTACTAATGGGTTCGTATATGAAAGGAGTTTGAAATATGACGAAATCCGGGATAGGTATCTGGATCATCGCAGTGCTGTTCATTACCGGTTTAGTGTACAGTCAGTCACCCGACACGCTCTGGACCAATGGTTACGGAGGATGGCTCTGGGATTATGCATATGATGTTAAATCTACAGACGATGGTGGTTTCATTACTGCCGGTTTGTCTAATTCCTACATTAGCGGTTCAATATATCTTCAGATGTATCTGGTAAAAACAAATGGCGATGGAGATATGCTCTGGTACAAGGTCATCGGACCGGAGTACAGCGATAGAGGATATTCGATTCAGATTACCGAAGATGGAGGCTTTATCATTACCGGCAGCAGCGAAGAGAATACTGGTGGTGACGGGTTAAATGTCTACCTGGTCCGAACCGATTGCAACGGGGATACTCTCTGGACAAAAACATACGGCGGCTCCCTGAAAGATGAGGGAGAGACTGTGGTGATAACAGAGGATCAGGGATTCGCTATAGCCGGATATACTTACTCTTACGGCGCAGGCGACAAAGACTTTTACCTGATACGGACGGATTCCAGCGGCGACACTCTCTGGACAAAAACCTATGGTGGCTCGGGCGACGATCTGGCCTGGTCGGTTGCAGCGGTCCCGGGTGGAGGATTTATCGTTGCAGGAAGAACAGCGTCATCGGGCGCGGGCAGCTGGGATGTCTGGCTGGTTCGAACCAATGCAGACGGGGACATGCTCTGGAACAAGACCTTCGGCGGTGGCGGATGGGATTCAGCTTTGGAAGTTCAATGCACAGCGGACAGTGGATTCATTGTCAACGGGTACACCATGTCATCCGGTGCCGGTCAGACGGATTACTATATGCTGAAGATCGATGCCTCCGGCAATCTCCTCTGGTCCCGTACTTATGGTGGGAGTAACTATGACAACGGTACCTGTATCGAGCAGCTTCCGGATGGCGGTTACCTTCTGGGCGGGTATACCAAATCGTTCGGAGACACCAACGGTGATTTCTGGATAATCAGAACCGATGCCAACGGTGACAGCCTGTGGAGCCAGATATACGGAGGTTCCGGAACAGAGCAACTCAACGGTATGGATCTGACCTTTGACGGCGGGTACGTTCTTGCCGGCAAGACCACGTCACTCGGCAATTCCTCATCCGTCTGGCTTATCCGGCTCGCACAGGATTGTACCGCTGTCGGCGAATCAGAATATGCGCAAAGCATGCCTTCCAGATTCTCTATTTCTCCGGTGACACCGAATCCGGTGTATTCTCACATGTCGTTTGATCTGCATACGATAGCCTCCGGGCCTGCCTATGTATCTGTTTACGATATTCATGGAAGGTGTGTTGATGTCATTTACAGCGGTCAACTTGCAGAAGGAACACGAAGTTTCATGTGGACAGTGCCGCAGACCATTGCTAACGGCACTTATATAGTAAGGGCATCGTGTGGTGATATTCACGCAGCAGTAAGGATTGCTGTTATCAAGTAAAGGTTTGCAGCAACCGGCAAGTTCGTCCGGGATGGCGAACAAGCCGGTTGCGCTCTTGTAGTGTTGGGGACAAAAAAGGAGATGATAATTGAAAGGACTCGATATAGTATCGGATTTCAGCAAACTTCAACTGCTTAGCAACAGGAACGCATTTCGGATACTGAAAGAACTTCAGAAAGCGCCGCAGTCGGGTGTTCAGCTGGCAGAGAAGCTGGGTATGAAAACACCAAGGGTGATCTATTACCTGAAAAAACTGGAATACTACGGTTTCGCAAGACAGATAGCACACAAACCGGTACGTGGAAACCGAGAGAAGTTCTACTGTGCGGTAGCTCAGAATTTTCTTTTATCAGCAGGGCTTGGTGAAACGGATGAACCGGAAAGCGGGATGAACACAAGTCTGAATAACTCGTATATCGAATACTTCCTGAAGCGTGATCTTGATCTCGATCTCAACGAGTTTGCGAGAGTCGTTCTTACTGACTATCTGGCGATTCAGCCTGAAGAGCGGGTGGTTGTATCTTTCGAGGAACAGAACATAGGTATCTATTTAAAAATTCTAATACATCTGCGTCGTATTGGAGCACATTACAGGACACTGGTCAGGGATCCTATCCTCGAGAGAGAAATACTGATGAATCTACCTGAGAAGGAAGTAATAATTTATTACAAAGACCTTGCTGAAACCGTGGACTGGGCAGATGTATGGATAGACATCAAGAGATCTGCGATTTCAGATAAAGATGGAGTTTCGAAAAAAAGGCTTGAATTCTTCACGGAAACGCGGAGGCAAGCTCTATTAGGCATCAATGAGAAGCCGGGCATGAGAGCTGTTATCATATCCATACCGAGATTCGAAGAAAGATTCCACACTGATCCTGACGCACTTGAAAAATTGACCATGTTCTGGAAAGCTGCTTCAGCTAGCGCTGACGAACTCAATAATGCCCGGGATCTTGCAGACAGAATACGTAACTTCACGAATTTCAGTATTCACACCGGCCAGGACAATGTGCTGCCTGTTTCAGTAGATCGTGAAAAATTCATAATAGATGCGGGGCCATTCTCTTTATCGAAAACCAGCAATGTGTTCTGCATTCCGTCCGGGGAGATTACGTTCGTTCCCGTTTCGTCAGGATTTTCAGGAAGCATATACATGGACTACTGTGAGCTGGATAATGCGGAATCAAAGGGAATTAACCTGAAAATTAAAAACGGTTTGGTTACAGAATGCCGGGTTGAAAGTGACGATAAGCGGCTGGAGGAGTACTTCAGAACAGCTGACCTTCAGGAAAAGACCGTAAGTCAGGTCGGCTTCGGGCTGAATCCCGCGGCCGGATCGTTGTCATACATCCCAAAACTCGATACCAAGATATTCGGTAGTTTTCACCTTTCATTCGGGGACAATCGAGCTGTTGGAGGGAATATCACGGGGTACACAGGCTGGGATATCATTACTGAGAAACCTAAGATAACCTGTAACGACAAAATTATATTAGATAATGGTATTTTTGACATATAATATGCGCTACGAGAAGAAGGAGTTGCCATGAAATCCTATCGCATCATTTTGCTGAAAGCATCAACTTTGCTGTCTGTGATGTTGTTTGTATTGATCACTGATACTCACGCTTCAGTTTCTCCCGATGCTCATCATCCAGCCCGTGGAATATGTTCTTCCTATTCTGATAATTACCTCGATCTGGAATCTCCTGTTCCAGGTCCGTTAACCGCACCGGTACCGATGCCTAACTGGCCCCAGAGTATCGGAATGACTCAGTATTATCCTCCATCCGGTGTGTGTCTCGCTGATATCTTTGGCGATGGCTTTCTCGAAATTATCGCCACCTCCTCAAATGGTTCTGTTCATGTTTTTGACTATCAGGGTAACGATATTCCCGGATGGCCAAAGACAGGACTTGAACAAATACGATCCAAAGTAGCTGTCGGAGATATTGACTCTGATTATCCAGGGCTGGAAATAGTTGCCGTTGGTGTACCATGTACTCTGTATGTCTGGCATAGTGATGGAACTCCGGTTCCCGGATGGCCACGGGCTGCCAATTTAGCTGGACACCTGAGGGCACCTGTTATTTTCGATGTGGACGGTGATGGTGATCTTGAGATAATACTCGGAAAAGGCGATGTCTGTATTTACAACCACGACGGAACGATATATCCCGGCTGGCCCCAATCGATAGGCTCAGTCGCAACGCCTTCGGTAGCGGATGTTGATAACGACGGAGTGGTTGAGATATGCGCGGTTTCGTACAATTCCATATACCTCTGGGATAAGGATGGCAATCCGGAACCGGGCTGGCCCCTTATAGATGTTGCAGGAGCGACAAGCTACGCTCAACCTGTACTCGCTGATCTTGATGATGACGGAGACCTGGAAATCCTTCATGCTCATTATGATCAATGGAGTGTACCCTCTCAAAATCATGTTGCCATCTATCATCATGACGGAACGAATTTCAATAACTGGCCATTTAATTATCCCGGGCCACATACCTACATCACCCCTGTGGTTGGCGATATCGATAATGACGATGACCTGGAGATATTCGGCGGCGGTCATACCTTTGATCTGCAGGCCAGACATCACACAGGTGCGATCGTTTCGGGCTGGCCTGTATCAGCACTGAGCGCCCTGGAATGCTCACCCATAGTATTCGATGTTGACGGTGACGGTTTCAGAGAAGTCGTCTTTGGTGAGAACTGGCCCGGTGCAAATGGTTTTTTGTACGCATTCAACGGTGACGGTTCAGCGGTCGAAGACTGGCCGATATCGATCAATGCACCATCTTATGTGAACAGCGCCGCCGTAGGTGATGTGGACGATGATGGGGATATCGAAATAGCATTTATGACCGGCAACGGAACGGTGAACCTGTGGACTATTGAAAATGTTCCTTACAGGCCATATCTGACTGAATGGGGAACGTATTTCCACGATAACTGGAATACCGGCTGGATGCATCCGCTTGCTCCGTTGAATCCTGTTGTCTTTAACTCAGGGGCTGCAAACCATCTGACCTGGAACGCCAATACAGAACTGGATATCGCCGGTTACAACATCTACAGAAGCGATATCTCAGGTGGACCCTATACCAAAATCAACGGTACAGTGGTTACAGATACACTCTATTCTGATGCTTCAGGAACAATTGATCACTTTTATTGCATATCTGCTGTAATCATGGCTTGCACTGAGTCCAGGCTCAGCGTTGAAGCAACTACCCAGACAGGTATTGCCGCAACTGCCTATGAACAATACGGATCGTTCAACATATCCTCCTTCCCGAATCCCTTCAGCGCAAATACTACGATCAGCTTCTCGGTGCCCATTGAGCTAGCCGGAAACGCAGAATTAAGCATCTACGACCTGAATGGGCGGAGAGTGAAAACCCTGTTTAATGAAATCCACCCCGCAGGAGATTATTCGATTATCTGGGACGCAACTGATGATTTGGGGAGAAATTCTACTCCGGGAATTTACTTCTATCGATTGAGAGTGGGAAGCTGCTATGGCGAAATAAAGAAAGTAACACTTTTGCATTCCATGTAGAAAAAATTGCGATAAGTGGAAGATTTATGAACAGTACAAACGAAGTAAACAGAAAGGTGGTACTGAATTGTCAGCAAAACGAACAAGTATTAATTTGATCATCACATTAGTCCTCACTCTCCCGTTATTCGCGCTTCATAGTGATCCGGCTTTGTATGAATGCGTCGGTTCCCGCGATGTTTCCGGGAACACTGCTGAATATCCCGTTTATCCTCCCGCAACGCTTGATCAGAAATCACCAACCTTCACTGTAAACCATACT contains:
- a CDS encoding T9SS type A sorting domain-containing protein, with protein sequence MKETVERYSTSGYLQSGPYLFQPIGLPSFYDIAYESVDGTGDIWYACDNSDSPIKAFSTAGVLTSCIWNSVVPAAHGLCFESDRYLWASNIYTDEIYRINLSPEGIESGDTIDGISLTSNSNPFESSVVILCTGLSDDVELRIFDITGRTVLTSIFGGSFTWGGTDEYGNTVPAGSYIVNVRNDGSVNTSLKLVKL
- a CDS encoding T9SS type A sorting domain-containing protein → MTKSGIGIWIIAVLFITGLVYSQSPDTLWTNGYGGWLWDYAYDVKSTDDGGFITAGLSNSYISGSIYLQMYLVKTNGDGDMLWYKVIGPEYSDRGYSIQITEDGGFIITGSSEENTGGDGLNVYLVRTDCNGDTLWTKTYGGSLKDEGETVVITEDQGFAIAGYTYSYGAGDKDFYLIRTDSSGDTLWTKTYGGSGDDLAWSVAAVPGGGFIVAGRTASSGAGSWDVWLVRTNADGDMLWNKTFGGGGWDSALEVQCTADSGFIVNGYTMSSGAGQTDYYMLKIDASGNLLWSRTYGGSNYDNGTCIEQLPDGGYLLGGYTKSFGDTNGDFWIIRTDANGDSLWSQIYGGSGTEQLNGMDLTFDGGYVLAGKTTSLGNSSSVWLIRLAQDCTAVGESEYAQSMPSRFSISPVTPNPVYSHMSFDLHTIASGPAYVSVYDIHGRCVDVIYSGQLAEGTRSFMWTVPQTIANGTYIVRASCGDIHAAVRIAVIK
- a CDS encoding aminopeptidase is translated as MKGLDIVSDFSKLQLLSNRNAFRILKELQKAPQSGVQLAEKLGMKTPRVIYYLKKLEYYGFARQIAHKPVRGNREKFYCAVAQNFLLSAGLGETDEPESGMNTSLNNSYIEYFLKRDLDLDLNEFARVVLTDYLAIQPEERVVVSFEEQNIGIYLKILIHLRRIGAHYRTLVRDPILEREILMNLPEKEVIIYYKDLAETVDWADVWIDIKRSAISDKDGVSKKRLEFFTETRRQALLGINEKPGMRAVIISIPRFEERFHTDPDALEKLTMFWKAASASADELNNARDLADRIRNFTNFSIHTGQDNVLPVSVDREKFIIDAGPFSLSKTSNVFCIPSGEITFVPVSSGFSGSIYMDYCELDNAESKGINLKIKNGLVTECRVESDDKRLEEYFRTADLQEKTVSQVGFGLNPAAGSLSYIPKLDTKIFGSFHLSFGDNRAVGGNITGYTGWDIITEKPKITCNDKIILDNGIFDI
- a CDS encoding FG-GAP-like repeat-containing protein is translated as MKSYRIILLKASTLLSVMLFVLITDTHASVSPDAHHPARGICSSYSDNYLDLESPVPGPLTAPVPMPNWPQSIGMTQYYPPSGVCLADIFGDGFLEIIATSSNGSVHVFDYQGNDIPGWPKTGLEQIRSKVAVGDIDSDYPGLEIVAVGVPCTLYVWHSDGTPVPGWPRAANLAGHLRAPVIFDVDGDGDLEIILGKGDVCIYNHDGTIYPGWPQSIGSVATPSVADVDNDGVVEICAVSYNSIYLWDKDGNPEPGWPLIDVAGATSYAQPVLADLDDDGDLEILHAHYDQWSVPSQNHVAIYHHDGTNFNNWPFNYPGPHTYITPVVGDIDNDDDLEIFGGGHTFDLQARHHTGAIVSGWPVSALSALECSPIVFDVDGDGFREVVFGENWPGANGFLYAFNGDGSAVEDWPISINAPSYVNSAAVGDVDDDGDIEIAFMTGNGTVNLWTIENVPYRPYLTEWGTYFHDNWNTGWMHPLAPLNPVVFNSGAANHLTWNANTELDIAGYNIYRSDISGGPYTKINGTVVTDTLYSDASGTIDHFYCISAVIMACTESRLSVEATTQTGIAATAYEQYGSFNISSFPNPFSANTTISFSVPIELAGNAELSIYDLNGRRVKTLFNEIHPAGDYSIIWDATDDLGRNSTPGIYFYRLRVGSCYGEIKKVTLLHSM